Proteins co-encoded in one bacterium genomic window:
- the glmS gene encoding glutamine--fructose-6-phosphate transaminase (isomerizing), translating to MCGIMGYIGDRQAVPVLLDGLRRLEYRGYDSAGVAVVENGGIEVLKSAGKLSQLVKIAERTPLRGVVGIGHTRWATHGHPSDQNAHPHADCRGRVVVIHNGIIENFLQLKEALISRGHRFQSDTDTEVLAHLIEEAYRGDLPRAVEAAVAQASGAYALVVLSADEPDKIVAVRRISPLIVGLGREEMLLASDIPALLPYTRDVLLIEDGEVAVLTRAGVSLTRLGGGRVDRAPMRVTWDAAAAEKGGYAHFMLKEIHEQPRALQETMMGRLPDDRVIALDGVDLAPEYLRDLAKVWLVACGTAYYAGVVGRTLIERLAQVPAETDLGSEFRYRSPLVGTRALAIAISQSGETADTLAAAREARARGARTLAVANVVGSTLAREADNVLFTRAGPEIAVCSTKAFVTQLAALTMLATHLGQARGVLPEARVTALIQGLRTLPTHAQAVLRLEPEIMALAEHLQHTDDAFFIGRGLDYPVAMEGSLKLKEISYVHSEALAAGELKHGTLALVVPGVSVIAIGTQLDVIEKTVSNIQEVRARGAEVIGVATEDTADTLRRHVEALVTIPSVDPLLAPLLAVIPLQLLAYHVARLRGHDVDQPRNLAKSVTVE from the coding sequence ATGTGTGGGATCATGGGCTATATTGGGGATCGGCAGGCCGTCCCGGTACTGCTGGATGGTTTGCGCCGGCTCGAGTATCGAGGGTATGATTCGGCAGGCGTGGCCGTCGTCGAAAACGGCGGCATCGAGGTCCTGAAATCCGCCGGGAAGCTCTCGCAATTGGTGAAGATCGCGGAGCGGACGCCGCTTCGCGGTGTGGTAGGAATCGGCCACACCCGGTGGGCCACCCACGGGCATCCGTCCGACCAGAACGCGCACCCGCACGCCGACTGTCGAGGTCGGGTCGTGGTGATTCACAATGGGATCATCGAGAACTTCCTGCAACTCAAGGAAGCGTTGATCAGCCGCGGACATCGGTTCCAATCCGACACCGACACCGAGGTGCTGGCACACCTCATCGAAGAGGCCTACCGGGGGGATCTCCCGCGGGCCGTCGAGGCGGCGGTCGCGCAGGCCTCGGGAGCGTACGCGCTTGTCGTCCTCTCGGCCGACGAGCCCGACAAGATCGTCGCCGTACGGAGGATCAGCCCCCTGATCGTGGGATTGGGGCGCGAGGAGATGCTCCTCGCCTCGGACATTCCGGCGCTCCTACCTTATACGCGGGACGTGCTGCTGATCGAGGATGGCGAGGTGGCCGTCCTGACGCGGGCGGGTGTGTCGCTCACTCGCCTCGGGGGCGGCCGCGTCGATCGTGCCCCGATGCGGGTCACGTGGGACGCCGCGGCCGCAGAAAAAGGCGGCTACGCTCACTTCATGCTCAAGGAGATTCACGAGCAGCCGCGGGCCCTGCAGGAGACCATGATGGGACGCCTTCCCGACGACCGCGTGATCGCGCTGGACGGTGTCGACCTCGCTCCCGAATACCTCCGCGATCTCGCGAAGGTATGGCTGGTCGCCTGCGGCACAGCGTACTACGCGGGCGTCGTGGGGCGAACGCTGATCGAGCGATTGGCGCAGGTGCCGGCCGAGACCGATCTGGGGAGCGAGTTTCGATACCGATCCCCCCTGGTGGGGACACGCGCCCTCGCCATCGCGATCAGCCAGTCGGGGGAGACCGCCGATACGCTGGCGGCGGCGCGCGAGGCGCGGGCCCGGGGCGCGCGGACGCTGGCGGTGGCCAACGTGGTCGGGAGCACGCTCGCGCGCGAGGCCGACAATGTGCTGTTCACGCGGGCGGGCCCTGAGATCGCGGTCTGCTCGACGAAGGCCTTCGTCACGCAACTGGCGGCGCTCACGATGCTGGCCACCCACCTGGGGCAGGCGCGCGGTGTCCTGCCGGAGGCTCGGGTGACCGCGCTGATCCAAGGGCTGCGCACGCTTCCCACCCACGCGCAGGCCGTGCTCCGCCTGGAACCCGAAATCATGGCCCTCGCCGAGCACCTGCAGCACACCGACGACGCGTTCTTCATCGGGCGCGGGCTCGACTATCCCGTGGCGATGGAGGGCTCGCTAAAACTGAAGGAGATCTCGTACGTGCACTCCGAGGCGCTGGCCGCCGGGGAACTCAAGCATGGGACGCTGGCGCTCGTGGTGCCGGGTGTCTCCGTGATCGCGATCGGGACCCAACTCGACGTCATCGAGAAGACGGTCAGCAATATCCAGGAGGTCCGCGCGCGGGGGGCGGAGGTCATCGGCGTCGCGACCGAGGACACCGCGGACACCCTCCGCCGGCACGTGGAGGCGCTGGTGACGATCCCTTCGGTCGACCCGCTGCTCGCGCCTCTCTTGGCGGTGATCCCGCTGCAGTTGCTCGCCTACCATGTGGCCCGGCTCCGGGGCCACGACGTGGATCAGCCTCGCAACCTGGCGAAGAGCGTGACCGTGGAATGA